One stretch of Anguilla anguilla isolate fAngAng1 chromosome 5, fAngAng1.pri, whole genome shotgun sequence DNA includes these proteins:
- the dkk2 gene encoding dickkopf-related protein 2 isoform X1 — protein sequence MLVLAWTRCSCVFMLLFAALRMVTSQKAEAGSKVNSIKLSLLEPPTAATNRSGTAVTKKYNHLAQQVYPCSNDKECSVGSYCHSPQHAPSRCLTCRRRKKRCNRDTMCCPGNRCSNYICISVSESVLPPHIPALEDHNKFSNKDNSWKKSGRAKPKFSVIKAHEGERCLRSSDCSDGHCCARHFWSKICKPVLRQGEVCTRQRKKGSHGLEIFQRCDCAKGLSCKVWKDATSSSTSRLHICQRV from the exons ATGCTAGTACTGGCCTGGACTAGGTGTAGCTGTGTTTTCATGCTGCTGTTTGCAGCATTGAGAATGGTAACGTCCCAAAAGGCAGAAGCGGGATCCAAGGTGAACTCAATCAAATTGAGTCTTCTGGAACCTCCAACTGCGGCAACGAATCGTTCTGGGACCGCAGTCACCAAGAAATACAACCACCTTGCACAG CAGGTGTACCCTTGCAGCAATGATAAGGAGTGCAGCGTGGGAAGCTACTGCCACAGCCCTCAGCACGCCCCCTCCCGCTGCCtcacctgcaggaggaggaagaagcgTTGCAACAGGGACACCATGTGCTGCCCCGGAAACCGCTGCAGCAACT atatctgcatttctgtttcagaaAGTGTTCTTCCACCACACATCCCAGCTTTAGAAGACCACAACAAGTTCTCAAACAAGGATAACAGCTGGAAAAAGAGTGGCAGAGCAAAGCCAAAGTTCTCTGTAATCAAAG CTCACGAGGGAGAACGCTGCCTGCGTTCCTCGGACTGCTCGGATGGCCACTGTTGCGCCCGTCACTTCTGGTCCAAGATATGCAAGCCGGTGCTGCGGCAGGGGGAGGTGTGCACCCGGCAGAGGAAGAAAGGCTCCCACGGCCTGGAGATCTTCCAGCGCTGCGACTGCGCCAAGGGGCTCTCCTGCAAGGTCTGGAAGGatgccacctcctcctccacgtcCAGGCTGCACATTTGCCAGCGGGTATGA
- the dkk2 gene encoding dickkopf-related protein 2 isoform X2, whose translation MLVLAWTRCSCVFMLLFAALRMVTSQKAEAGSKVNSIKLSLLEPPTAATNRSGTAVTKKYNHLAQVYPCSNDKECSVGSYCHSPQHAPSRCLTCRRRKKRCNRDTMCCPGNRCSNYICISVSESVLPPHIPALEDHNKFSNKDNSWKKSGRAKPKFSVIKAHEGERCLRSSDCSDGHCCARHFWSKICKPVLRQGEVCTRQRKKGSHGLEIFQRCDCAKGLSCKVWKDATSSSTSRLHICQRV comes from the exons ATGCTAGTACTGGCCTGGACTAGGTGTAGCTGTGTTTTCATGCTGCTGTTTGCAGCATTGAGAATGGTAACGTCCCAAAAGGCAGAAGCGGGATCCAAGGTGAACTCAATCAAATTGAGTCTTCTGGAACCTCCAACTGCGGCAACGAATCGTTCTGGGACCGCAGTCACCAAGAAATACAACCACCTTGCACAG GTGTACCCTTGCAGCAATGATAAGGAGTGCAGCGTGGGAAGCTACTGCCACAGCCCTCAGCACGCCCCCTCCCGCTGCCtcacctgcaggaggaggaagaagcgTTGCAACAGGGACACCATGTGCTGCCCCGGAAACCGCTGCAGCAACT atatctgcatttctgtttcagaaAGTGTTCTTCCACCACACATCCCAGCTTTAGAAGACCACAACAAGTTCTCAAACAAGGATAACAGCTGGAAAAAGAGTGGCAGAGCAAAGCCAAAGTTCTCTGTAATCAAAG CTCACGAGGGAGAACGCTGCCTGCGTTCCTCGGACTGCTCGGATGGCCACTGTTGCGCCCGTCACTTCTGGTCCAAGATATGCAAGCCGGTGCTGCGGCAGGGGGAGGTGTGCACCCGGCAGAGGAAGAAAGGCTCCCACGGCCTGGAGATCTTCCAGCGCTGCGACTGCGCCAAGGGGCTCTCCTGCAAGGTCTGGAAGGatgccacctcctcctccacgtcCAGGCTGCACATTTGCCAGCGGGTATGA